The genomic stretch ACGCCCGCGCCCAAGGCCCAGGCCCAGGCCCAGATGGAGCAAGAGCTGTTCGAGCCGTGGACGCTCGGCCGGCCCCTGCCGTGACTCGCTGATCCTGTGCGTGGCGTCGGTCAGCGGTAGCGCGCCCGCAAGAGCTCGCGCTCGAGCGCGGCGGCGAGCGCCAGGTTGATCGGCCGCAGGCCCGCGCCGCCGTCGTCGTGGGCCTCGCCCTGCAGGTCCGCGAAGATCGCGACCTCGCCGCCGGCCGCCAGGTACGCCGCGACCCGGGCCCGCGCGGTGGGATCGATCGCGGCGTGCTCGCGGCACATCGCCAGCTCGGGCGCGCCGCGCTTGTCGCGCACCGCCGCGAACCCGAACAACCGGCACACGATCGGCCGCTGCGCGTAGACGGTGCAGCCGCCGGGCAGCTGCGCCGGGGCGTAGAGCGCGCACGGCCCGGCGCCGATCGCGGTCGCGCGATCGAGCAGCGCCTCGCCCTCGCCCGCCGCCACCGCGGCCCGGGCGATCGGCGCCACGTCGGCCTCGCTGACGTGCGGCGGCGCGCCCACGCAGCAGGCGCCGCACCCGGTCGGGCACGCCAGGCCGGTGGCCGCGGCGACCGCGCCGGCGAGGCGGTCGGCCTCGACGTAGATCGCCAGGCGGCGCGGCGTCACGCGCCACCGCGCTGGTAGACGTCGACCAGCGGCGCGCCGCCGGCCTCGACCCGCAGCACCCGCCGCGCGTCGGGCGGGATCGGACACGGCCGCCAGCTCGGCTGGTAGTGGACGATCCACGCCGCCTGGCGCGGATCGTCGACCGGCTCCCACAGGTCGCCCCGGAACCAGGTCAGGTGCGCGGGCTCGACGCACCGGCGGTGGACCCGATCGCCGGGCCGCGCGTGGCGGTTGACGTAGCCGATGGCCTCGCCGAGGCCCTCACCCCACCACGCGACCTCGAACCGGCGGGCGCGCGCGACCGCGGCGGTGCCGCCGACCTGCTCGCCGTAGTAGTCGAGGTAGTACGGATGGATCCGCGCGCAGGTCACGATCAGGTAGATCGCCACCGCGGCCGCCACCGCCGGCGCCGCCCACCGTCGAGCGCGGGCCGCCAGCCAGGTGGCGAGCGCGTCGACGCCGACCGCGGCCGCGAGCGCGATCGGCAGGAGCATCGGCAGCACGTAGCGGATGCCGTCCTGGCGCACCGGCGACAGCGCCACCACCAGCGGCGCGAGCAACCACACCGCGACGATCGCGAGCGACCGGCGCGCGCGCTGGGCCCAGACCCCGAGGCCGCCGACCGCGGCGATCAGGATCACCAGCGGCGTGGTCGCGCCCAGGTACGGCAGGAAGTACCAGCGCGGCGGCGTCGCGGTGATCGCGCCCAGGAACGGCTCACCGCTGTGCGTGCCCTTGAGCTTGTGCCAGGCCTCGACGGTGTGCGCGATCGGGTGCTGCCACAGCCGCGGCCACAGCACGATCGCGGTGAGCACCGCCACCGCCGGGATGATCGCCAGGCCCAGCGCGACCGCGCGCGCGCGGGCCTCGGCCGGCGCGGTGATCAAGATCGTCAGGCCGATGGCCGGCGCGGCCAGGCCGTTGACGAAGCGGGTCATCAGGCCGACGCCGAGGATGACGCCGACCAGCGCCAGCCGGAGCTCGAGCGCGCGGCCGCGAGCGCCGCCGTCCCAGACCCGCAAGGACGCCCACCACGCCAGCGCCCAGACCGCGACCGACGGCGCCTCGTGCCCGACGATCTGGCCGTGGGCGATCAGGTGCGGCGACAGCGCGGCGATGACGCCCGCGCCGACGCCGACCCGCAGGCTGGCCAGGCGCCGACCGATCGGCACCAGCAGCGCGCACCCGAGCGCCATCACCAGCGCCGACAGCGCGCGCGCGCCGCCGTAGCCGTCGCTCCACAGGCCGCCGAGCCCGGCGAGGTACTTGGTCACCGGCGGGTGCTCGTAGTTCCAGCGCCACGCGGCGTCGTCGAAGTCGCCGCGCACGAGGTTCTGGACGTAGTTGCGCCCGGCGGACCAGTAGGTGTCCTCGTCCCAGGTCTGGCCGGCGGCGCCGAGATCCCACAGCCGCGCCAGCGCCGCGAGCGCGAACACCGCCAGCGTCGCGCCCAGCAGCGCCCGCGGCGTGGCCCGCAGCCGTGCCCGCGCGGTCCACAGCGCCGTGGCCACGACGACGAGCAGGATCGCCCAGGCCGCCGCCGCGTCCCCGCGCGCGGCGCCGGGGTGATCGAACCGCGCCAGCGCCGGCGGCTCGGGCGCCAGCGACGAGGCCGGCACGTACTCGGGATCGCCGCGGCGTCCGGGCGGGTGCCACACCAGCCGCGCGCCCGGCGGCGCCGCGAAGCGCAGGCCGATCGCCCCGGCCGCGAGCTGGATGCGCGCGGTGATCACGCCGCGCCCGACGATCGGCGGCCGGCCCTCGAGCTCCAGCCGGGCCGGCCCCGGGGACGCGAACCCGACCACGAACGGTCCGCCCCGGGCCAGGTGCAGGCTGCCGGTGCGCGCGATCGTGCCCGGCGGATCGCTGGGCGAGGTCGGCACCGTCGCCAGGCGCGCCAGCGGCGGCGTCACCCAGGCCGCGCGCGCGATCAGCACCAGCGCCACCAGCGCCAGCGCGATCGCCCACGGCGTCAGCCGCGCGCGCCAGGTCATCGCGCGAGCCCGGGGCAGGTCATCGGCCGATCGGCCCGGGCCAGGAACGTCAGGTACTCGCCGCGCTCGACCAGCCCGGGCACGTGCAGCACGACGCGCTCGAACCCGCGCGCCTGCCAGAACCCGGCGCAGTGCCCCAGCGGCGCCGGCTCGGGCACGCGCCGCAGGTCGTAGCAGGACAGGATGATCGTCGGGTGGTGCTCGGCCATGAGCGGGTCGGGGCCCCACTTGTTGTGGCCGGCGCGCGGGTTGGTGCGCGGCACCTCGTGGGCCACGCGCGCCGACACCAGGCCGAAGACGTCGATGCCGGGCAGGCGCGCGTAGTACGGCAGCGCGCCGACGCCGCCGTAGATCGCGAAGTCGTCGGGCCGCACGCACGGTCGCAGCGCCTTGCCGATCAGCACGCGGTCGTGGGTGTACGCGCGCAGGTACGCCGGCGTGTCGATGCCGCGGTCGTTCCGGAAGTTGCCGAACTTCAGGCTGGCGCGGGTCAGGTCGAGCTGCCGGCGCGCGAACAGCCCCAGCACGATCGCGGCGAGCGCGACCGCCGGCCAGGTCCGGGCGCGGCCGCCGGGCGCGCCGTCGCCGCCGCCGACCACGACCGCGCGCGCGCTCGGCGCCGGCCACGCCCGCGCCAGCACGCGGCCGAGGTTGTCGACGCCCAGCGCCACCGCCAGCGCCGCCAGCACGAACAGCGGCATGATGAACCGGTGCAGGCCCATGAAGTCGCCGCCGACGCCGGCGACGTAGCGCAGGTAGACCACGACCACGATCGGCGCCAGCGTCACCAGCGCGAACCGGGCGGTCCGGCGCGGCCGCTCGATCAGGCCGAGCAGCGCCAGGGGTGACGCCCACGCCAGGCCGGTCTGCGTG from Myxococcales bacterium encodes the following:
- a CDS encoding YkgJ family cysteine cluster protein; this encodes MTPRRLAIYVEADRLAGAVAAATGLACPTGCGACCVGAPPHVSEADVAPIARAAVAAGEGEALLDRATAIGAGPCALYAPAQLPGGCTVYAQRPIVCRLFGFAAVRDKRGAPELAMCREHAAIDPTARARVAAYLAAGGEVAIFADLQGEAHDDGGAGLRPINLALAAALERELLRARYR
- a CDS encoding glycosyltransferase family 39 protein codes for the protein MTWRARLTPWAIALALVALVLIARAAWVTPPLARLATVPTSPSDPPGTIARTGSLHLARGGPFVVGFASPGPARLELEGRPPIVGRGVITARIQLAAGAIGLRFAAPPGARLVWHPPGRRGDPEYVPASSLAPEPPALARFDHPGAARGDAAAAWAILLVVVATALWTARARLRATPRALLGATLAVFALAALARLWDLGAAGQTWDEDTYWSAGRNYVQNLVRGDFDDAAWRWNYEHPPVTKYLAGLGGLWSDGYGGARALSALVMALGCALLVPIGRRLASLRVGVGAGVIAALSPHLIAHGQIVGHEAPSVAVWALAWWASLRVWDGGARGRALELRLALVGVILGVGLMTRFVNGLAAPAIGLTILITAPAEARARAVALGLAIIPAVAVLTAIVLWPRLWQHPIAHTVEAWHKLKGTHSGEPFLGAITATPPRWYFLPYLGATTPLVILIAAVGGLGVWAQRARRSLAIVAVWLLAPLVVALSPVRQDGIRYVLPMLLPIALAAAVGVDALATWLAARARRWAAPAVAAAVAIYLIVTCARIHPYYLDYYGEQVGGTAAVARARRFEVAWWGEGLGEAIGYVNRHARPGDRVHRRCVEPAHLTWFRGDLWEPVDDPRQAAWIVHYQPSWRPCPIPPDARRVLRVEAGGAPLVDVYQRGGA